A window of Eikenella corrodens contains these coding sequences:
- a CDS encoding M48 family metallopeptidase — MSATVFYLFLGFTAFSTLLQLLLSLRQSRAVLLHRDRVPRDFKDVVSLEEHQKAADYALAKQRFSRWHILYETLLLLMFTLGGGLNLLSETANRLATSPLNQGVLLIVLFSLASSLLSLPFALYRSFRLEAAFGFNNMTLGTFFADQIKGLLLGAAIGIPLLYAVIYLMGAAGNAWWLWVWLLWLGFSLLMLWAFPKWIAPLFNRFEPLADEDLQQRITNLLTRTGFASNGIFVMDGSKRSGHANAYFTGLGQNKRIVFFDTLLKGMQPQEVEAVLAHELGHFKHRHIVKQIAVRFLLALLVLFALGQIIHFAAVYHGLGVAYPSHAMALLLMMLVLPVLSFPFAPLGSFSSRRNEFEADRFAAAHTHAEDLISALIKLYRSNAASLVNDRWYARWYDSHPNARERIAALRQSGQVS, encoded by the coding sequence ATGTCCGCCACCGTGTTTTACCTCTTTCTCGGTTTCACCGCCTTTTCCACCCTGCTGCAACTACTGCTCTCTCTGCGCCAGAGCCGCGCCGTGCTGCTGCACCGAGATCGCGTGCCGCGCGATTTCAAAGACGTGGTTTCGCTGGAAGAACACCAAAAAGCCGCCGACTACGCGCTGGCCAAACAGCGGTTTTCGCGTTGGCATATTCTGTATGAAACCTTGCTGCTGCTGATGTTTACCCTCGGCGGCGGGCTGAATCTGCTGTCAGAAACAGCCAACCGCCTTGCCACCTCGCCGCTGAACCAAGGCGTGCTATTGATAGTGTTGTTTTCGCTGGCTAGCAGCTTGTTGTCCCTGCCATTTGCACTCTACCGCAGCTTCCGGCTGGAAGCCGCATTCGGCTTCAACAACATGACTTTGGGTACTTTCTTTGCCGACCAAATCAAAGGCCTGCTGCTGGGCGCGGCCATCGGCATTCCGCTTCTGTATGCCGTGATTTATCTAATGGGCGCAGCCGGAAATGCGTGGTGGCTGTGGGTGTGGCTGTTGTGGCTAGGTTTTTCGCTGCTGATGCTGTGGGCGTTTCCAAAATGGATTGCCCCGCTGTTCAACCGCTTCGAACCGCTGGCCGATGAAGACTTGCAACAGCGCATCACCAATCTGCTCACGCGCACCGGCTTTGCCAGCAACGGCATTTTCGTGATGGACGGCAGCAAACGCAGCGGCCACGCCAATGCCTATTTCACCGGCCTCGGCCAAAACAAGCGCATCGTGTTTTTCGACACCCTGCTCAAAGGTATGCAACCGCAAGAAGTGGAAGCCGTGTTGGCGCACGAACTGGGGCATTTCAAACACCGTCACATCGTGAAGCAAATCGCCGTACGCTTCCTGCTCGCGCTCTTGGTGCTGTTTGCGCTCGGGCAAATCATCCACTTTGCCGCCGTGTATCACGGTTTGGGCGTGGCCTATCCCAGCCACGCCATGGCGCTGCTGTTGATGATGCTGGTGCTGCCCGTGCTCTCCTTCCCCTTCGCCCCGTTGGGCAGCTTTTCCTCACGCCGCAACGAATTTGAAGCCGACCGTTTCGCCGCCGCGCACACCCATGCTGAAGACCTGATTTCCGCACTGATCAAACTCTACCGCAGCAATGCCGCCAGCCTGGTAAATGATCGCTGGTATGCCCGCTGGTACGACAGCCACCCCAACGCCCGCGAACGCATCGCCGCCCTGCGGCAGTCTGGGCAGGTTAGCTGA
- the tig gene encoding trigger factor — MSVTIEKLEGLERSLQLELPWADIEAAVQKRLQATQKRARVDGFRPGKAPLRMIESMYGAGIRDEVLNDSLRRKFGEIVDSEDIRLAGLLAFDAVEAQDDEKVFKVNARFEVFPEITVGSLADQEIEKVVCEVGEAEVEKTIDILRRQRTRFNRVEREAKDGDRVIIDFAGTIDGIPFEGGSAQNYPFILGQGQMLPEFEAGIQGMKEGETKDVSVNFPADYHGKEVAGKTAVFAITLRNVAEPVLPEVDEQFAKALGIQDGDVAKMREEVKKNIEREVTRRVEAQTKDNVMKALLDVTPVELPKTLVREETARMAESARQNLVNQGMKPEDVDLSDSLFTEQAERRVALGLILADLVGKHNLQPTDDQVKAVVQTFSESYEDPQEVVDWYFADRSRLKGPISMAVEANVVDYVLGQAKVNEKKLSFDEVMGQQ, encoded by the coding sequence ATGAGCGTAACTATTGAAAAACTGGAAGGTCTCGAACGCAGCCTGCAACTGGAACTGCCCTGGGCCGACATCGAAGCAGCCGTACAAAAACGCCTGCAGGCCACTCAAAAACGTGCCCGCGTGGACGGCTTCCGCCCCGGCAAAGCCCCGCTGCGCATGATCGAATCCATGTATGGCGCGGGCATCCGCGACGAGGTTTTAAACGACAGCCTGCGCCGCAAATTCGGCGAAATCGTGGATTCCGAAGACATCCGCCTCGCCGGCCTGCTCGCTTTTGATGCCGTTGAAGCGCAAGACGACGAAAAAGTATTCAAAGTAAACGCCCGTTTCGAAGTGTTCCCCGAAATCACCGTGGGCAGCCTGGCCGACCAGGAAATCGAAAAAGTGGTATGCGAAGTGGGCGAAGCGGAAGTGGAAAAAACCATCGACATCCTGCGCCGTCAGCGTACCCGCTTCAACCGCGTGGAACGCGAAGCCAAAGACGGCGACCGCGTAATCATCGACTTTGCCGGCACCATCGACGGCATCCCCTTCGAAGGCGGCTCCGCACAAAACTACCCCTTCATCCTCGGCCAAGGCCAGATGCTGCCCGAGTTTGAAGCCGGCATCCAAGGCATGAAAGAAGGCGAAACCAAAGACGTGAGCGTCAACTTCCCTGCCGACTACCACGGCAAAGAAGTGGCCGGCAAAACCGCCGTATTCGCCATCACCCTGCGCAACGTGGCCGAGCCCGTTCTGCCGGAAGTGGACGAACAATTCGCCAAAGCCTTGGGCATCCAAGACGGCGATGTGGCCAAAATGCGCGAAGAAGTGAAGAAAAACATCGAACGCGAAGTAACCCGCCGCGTGGAAGCGCAAACCAAAGACAACGTGATGAAAGCCCTGCTGGACGTTACCCCCGTCGAACTGCCGAAAACCCTGGTGCGCGAAGAAACCGCCCGCATGGCCGAAAGCGCCCGCCAAAACCTGGTGAACCAAGGCATGAAGCCGGAAGACGTGGATTTGTCCGACAGCCTGTTTACCGAGCAGGCCGAACGCCGCGTGGCACTGGGTCTGATTTTGGCCGACCTGGTGGGCAAGCACAACCTGCAGCCGACCGACGACCAGGTTAAAGCCGTGGTGCAAACCTTCTCCGAAAGCTACGAAGATCCGCAGGAAGTGGTGGATTGGTACTTTGCCGACCGCAGCCGCCTGAAAGGCCCGATTTCCATGGCCGTGGAAGCCAACGTGGTGGATTATGTGCTCGGCCAGGCCAAGGTGAACGAGAAAAAACTGAGCTTCGACGAAGTGATGGGCCAGCAGTAA
- the clpP gene encoding ATP-dependent Clp endopeptidase proteolytic subunit ClpP translates to MNPTIENNYLVPTVIEQSGRGERAFDIYSRLLKERIIFLVGPVNDQTANLVVAQLLFLESENPDKDIFLYINSPGGSVTAGMSIYDTMNFIKPDVSTLCLGQAASMGAFLLSAGAKGKRFALPNSRVMIHQPLISGGLGGQASDIEIHAKELLKLKATLNRLLAEHCGRTLDELERDTDRDNFMSAEEAQAYGLIDQVLSSRSDIK, encoded by the coding sequence ATGAACCCCACAATCGAAAACAACTATCTGGTACCCACCGTTATCGAACAGAGCGGCCGGGGCGAGCGCGCCTTCGATATTTATTCCCGCCTCTTGAAAGAGCGCATCATCTTCCTGGTGGGGCCGGTAAACGACCAAACGGCCAACCTGGTGGTGGCGCAGCTGCTGTTTTTGGAAAGCGAAAACCCCGATAAAGATATTTTCCTCTACATCAACAGCCCCGGCGGCTCCGTTACCGCCGGCATGTCGATCTACGACACCATGAATTTCATCAAGCCCGACGTATCCACCCTGTGCCTCGGCCAAGCCGCCAGCATGGGTGCGTTCCTGCTTTCCGCCGGCGCCAAAGGCAAACGCTTCGCCCTGCCCAACAGCCGAGTGATGATTCACCAGCCGCTCATCAGCGGCGGCTTGGGCGGCCAGGCTTCCGATATAGAAATCCACGCTAAAGAGCTGCTCAAACTGAAAGCCACGCTCAACCGCCTGCTGGCCGAACACTGCGGCCGCACGCTGGACGAACTCGAACGCGATACCGACCGCGACAACTTTATGTCGGCTGAAGAAGCCCAAGCATACGGCCTCATCGACCAAGTATTGTCCAGCCGCAGCGACATCAAATAA
- a CDS encoding STAS/SEC14 domain-containing protein has protein sequence MISIRQQNYGLNVALYNEFTLEDFKTLEAAILECLQRVHRPDLLLDLSLLRDYTIDMAAEQLRFLNNHDNDFGRIAIVTNDLWIRLSAHISSLLTRQHPKYFNDAAEAQQWLLADGSR, from the coding sequence ATGATTTCCATCCGCCAGCAAAACTACGGCCTCAACGTTGCCCTCTACAACGAATTCACCCTCGAAGACTTCAAAACCCTCGAAGCCGCCATCCTCGAGTGCCTCCAACGCGTACACCGCCCCGACCTCCTCCTCGACTTATCCCTGTTGCGCGACTACACCATCGACATGGCCGCCGAACAACTGCGTTTCCTCAACAACCACGACAACGACTTCGGCCGCATCGCTATCGTCACCAACGACCTCTGGATACGCCTCTCCGCCCACATTTCCAGCCTGCTCACCCGCCAGCACCCCAAATATTTCAACGATGCCGCCGAAGCCCAGCAATGGCTGCTTGCCGACGGCAGCCGCTAA
- a CDS encoding alpha/beta fold hydrolase: MSQPRTPLRALLLHGIHMHAWVMLPLAWQLRRHHIHSRCFGYYSIAQTLPQHSRRLAEAVRRHYQQHQEPLHFICHSLGGLVLRRFAADYPELVRGRSVTLATPHLGSETANRLHRYAPALLGGAYQNGLDGNLPPWPPQLELGCIAGNRHLGVGQIVGLQGEGDGTVLLSETRPGNCRDYLVLPVNHSAMLTDPTVARQTAHFLRHGCFEHELEEHNKP, translated from the coding sequence ATGAGCCAGCCCCGAACCCCGCTGCGCGCCCTCCTGCTGCACGGCATCCATATGCACGCCTGGGTGATGCTCCCGCTCGCCTGGCAACTGCGCCGCCACCATATCCACAGCCGCTGCTTCGGCTACTACAGCATCGCCCAAACCCTGCCCCAGCACAGCCGCCGCCTCGCCGAAGCCGTCCGCCGCCACTACCAACAACACCAAGAACCGCTGCACTTCATCTGCCACAGCCTCGGCGGCCTCGTGTTGCGCCGTTTCGCCGCCGACTACCCCGAACTGGTACGCGGCCGCAGCGTTACCCTCGCCACCCCGCATCTCGGCAGCGAAACCGCCAACCGGCTGCACCGCTACGCCCCCGCCCTCCTCGGCGGCGCCTACCAAAACGGCCTAGACGGCAACCTCCCACCCTGGCCGCCCCAGCTCGAACTCGGCTGCATCGCCGGCAACCGCCACCTGGGCGTCGGCCAAATCGTCGGTTTGCAAGGCGAAGGCGACGGCACCGTCCTCCTCTCCGAAACCCGCCCCGGCAACTGCCGCGACTACCTCGTCCTACCCGTCAACCACTCCGCCATGCTCACCGACCCTACCGTCGCCCGGCAAACCGCCCACTTCCTGCGCCACGGCTGCTTTGAGCACGAATTGGAAGAACACAACAAACCTTAA
- a CDS encoding inorganic diphosphatase: MADFNKILDAGDVDGGIINVVVEIPQGSNQKIEWNRKIGAMKLDRIEPQIFAKPTNYGFIPQTLDEDGDELDALIITDLPLPTGIYMEARVIGVMKFVDDGEVDDKVVVVPADDRHNGNAIKTLADLPPQLIKQIEFHFNHYKDLKKPGSTKVGHWGDIEEAKAVIRESQARWEAQ, encoded by the coding sequence ATGGCAGACTTCAATAAAATTCTCGACGCCGGCGATGTAGACGGCGGCATCATCAACGTGGTAGTGGAAATTCCGCAAGGCTCCAACCAGAAAATCGAATGGAATCGCAAAATCGGCGCAATGAAACTCGACCGCATCGAACCGCAGATTTTCGCCAAACCCACCAACTACGGCTTCATCCCGCAAACTCTCGATGAAGACGGCGACGAACTCGACGCCCTGATTATTACCGATCTGCCGCTGCCCACCGGCATCTACATGGAAGCTAGAGTGATCGGCGTGATGAAATTTGTAGATGACGGCGAAGTGGACGACAAAGTAGTGGTGGTGCCTGCCGACGACCGCCACAACGGTAATGCCATCAAGACGTTGGCCGATTTGCCGCCGCAGCTGATCAAGCAAATCGAATTCCACTTCAATCACTACAAAGACCTGAAAAAACCTGGCAGCACCAAAGTCGGCCACTGGGGGGACATTGAAGAAGCCAAAGCCGTTATCCGCGAATCGCAAGCCCGTTGGGAAGCGCAGTAA
- the glmM gene encoding phosphoglucosamine mutase yields the protein MAKKYFGTDGVRGEVGKFPITPDFVLKLAYAAGQVLTRRDDEIKPTVLIGKDTRISGYMLETALVAGFTAAGVNVIQTGPLPTPGVAYLTRALRLSAGVMISASHNHYADNGIKFFTEDGMKLSDEIEQEIEQQLDQEMHTVSSDHLGRAKRVSGADDRYIEFCKSTFPANMDLRGLKLVVDTANGAGYHVAPKVFHELGADVIEIGNQPNGFNINHKCGATYTKTLQAAVLQNEADYGIALDGDGDRLMMVDKQGKVYDGDSLIYVIARARHKAGSLVGGVVGTVMTNMAMELALAQLKIEFCRAKVGDRYVLEQLHQRGWQLGGEASGHILCLDKHNTGDGTIAALQVLAALQTLDQDLAAAVDWLPFPQTMINVRISKGQDWQTASAAELQAVEAELAGHGRVVLRASGTEPVVRVMVEARDTKLAQHCAERIAASIRQK from the coding sequence ATGGCAAAAAAATATTTCGGCACGGACGGCGTGCGCGGCGAAGTGGGCAAATTTCCGATTACGCCCGATTTCGTATTAAAACTAGCCTATGCCGCAGGCCAGGTGCTCACCCGGCGCGACGATGAAATCAAGCCTACCGTGCTCATCGGCAAAGACACCCGCATCTCCGGCTATATGCTGGAAACCGCGCTGGTGGCCGGTTTTACCGCTGCCGGCGTGAATGTTATCCAAACCGGCCCGCTGCCCACCCCGGGCGTGGCCTATCTTACCCGCGCGCTGCGCCTTTCTGCCGGCGTGATGATTTCCGCCTCGCACAACCACTATGCCGATAACGGCATCAAATTTTTCACCGAAGACGGCATGAAGCTTTCCGATGAAATCGAACAGGAAATCGAACAGCAGCTGGATCAGGAAATGCACACCGTTTCCTCCGACCACCTCGGCCGTGCCAAACGCGTGAGCGGCGCAGACGACCGCTACATCGAATTTTGCAAATCCACCTTCCCCGCCAATATGGACTTACGCGGGCTGAAGCTGGTGGTGGACACCGCCAACGGCGCCGGTTATCACGTGGCGCCCAAAGTATTCCACGAGCTGGGCGCAGACGTAATCGAAATCGGCAACCAGCCCAACGGTTTCAATATCAACCACAAATGCGGCGCCACCTACACCAAAACCCTGCAAGCCGCCGTGCTGCAAAACGAGGCCGACTACGGCATTGCGCTCGATGGTGACGGCGACCGCCTGATGATGGTGGACAAACAAGGCAAAGTGTACGACGGCGATTCGCTGATTTATGTGATTGCCCGCGCCCGCCATAAAGCCGGTTCGCTGGTTGGCGGCGTAGTGGGCACGGTGATGACCAATATGGCGATGGAGCTGGCCTTGGCGCAGCTCAAGATCGAATTCTGCCGCGCCAAAGTGGGCGACCGCTATGTACTGGAACAACTGCACCAACGCGGCTGGCAGCTGGGCGGCGAAGCCAGCGGCCACATCCTCTGCCTCGACAAACACAACACCGGCGACGGCACCATTGCCGCCCTGCAAGTGCTGGCCGCGCTGCAAACGCTGGATCAGGATTTGGCCGCCGCCGTAGATTGGCTGCCCTTCCCGCAAACCATGATTAACGTGCGCATCAGCAAAGGGCAGGATTGGCAAACTGCCTCCGCCGCCGAGCTGCAGGCCGTGGAAGCCGAACTGGCCGGGCACGGCCGCGTGGTATTGCGCGCCTCCGGCACCGAGCCCGTGGTGCGCGTGATGGTGGAAGCGCGCGACACCAAGCTTGCCCAGCACTGCGCCGAACGCATTGCCGCCAGCATCCGTCAAAAATAA
- a CDS encoding DedA family protein, with product MLDILEALFTQYGYAAVFVVLVACGFGIPIPEDITLIAGGVISGLGHSNAHIMVVVGMIGVLTGDGMMFLLGHFYGDRILKARFVNRLMPPQRYLQVQEKFDKHGSWVLFVARFLPGLRTPIFITAGMSGRISFWRWLIMDGLASLISVPAWVYLGHYGAANKDWLLMKAHQFQHILYAIIGIGALVLFYFWQRKRRRRQFFHAKLQEMRREQQAERSKRQNQSAE from the coding sequence ATGCTGGATATTCTAGAAGCCCTGTTCACCCAATACGGCTACGCCGCCGTATTCGTGGTGCTGGTTGCCTGCGGTTTCGGCATCCCCATCCCCGAAGACATCACACTGATTGCAGGCGGCGTGATTTCCGGCCTCGGCCACAGCAACGCGCACATCATGGTGGTGGTGGGCATGATCGGCGTGCTCACCGGCGACGGCATGATGTTCCTGCTCGGCCACTTCTACGGCGACCGCATCCTCAAAGCCCGCTTCGTCAACCGCCTGATGCCGCCGCAACGTTACCTGCAAGTGCAGGAAAAGTTCGACAAACACGGCAGCTGGGTATTATTCGTGGCGCGTTTCCTGCCCGGCCTGCGCACCCCCATCTTCATTACCGCCGGCATGAGCGGCCGGATTTCGTTTTGGCGCTGGCTGATTATGGACGGCCTCGCCTCCCTGATTTCCGTGCCCGCCTGGGTGTATCTCGGCCACTACGGCGCCGCAAACAAAGACTGGCTGCTCATGAAAGCCCACCAGTTCCAGCACATCCTCTACGCAATCATCGGCATCGGCGCACTGGTGTTGTTCTACTTCTGGCAGCGCAAACGCCGCCGTCGCCAATTTTTCCACGCCAAGCTGCAGGAAATGCGCCGAGAGCAGCAAGCCGAACGCAGCAAACGGCAAAATCAATCTGCCGAATAG
- a CDS encoding FAD-dependent oxidoreductase — translation MKLTRRQLLGSAAALTAAAAASHLGHQYLHRLPPVHIRRIGLPFGHELRNGQVSLAPQSEHRCHTLILGSGAAALSAAWYLAKHGHRNFLLAEGIERNGNNAAYVSGSLSAPSGAHYLALPSQESVYVRQLLSDLGILLDGIDRPEPLYRETDLVYAPAERLYYQNCWQDSLLPQEDADSRRFHALIETLRRARGRDGRKIFAIPIAHSSADEAWRRLDQTTFAAWLEKENYRSPSLLWYLDYCCRDDYGQGIAQVSAFAGLHYFAARGHTNEAVLTWPEGLAHLSEAIRRHIRLQNIDRLPETAELTFAQPTAVNASTLQISETDEDVAVILRHNQSGHTALIRAQNVICAMPLMIAARIIAQPQRYGFSPDLPAYAPWLVSNFVLNGFPREAQRSELAWDNVVHGTQGLGYVVSINQLIRTAKPEHTIFTAYTALNHDSPQNTRRWLLKAGEEELLAHAAQDLVPIYGSRFWQHVASVDIGIRGHGMSSPTPGYLNRPSLLQLRQHHSRLTFAHSDLSSYSVMEEAVYWGVEAAEKILRPSARA, via the coding sequence ATGAAACTCACCCGCCGCCAACTGCTCGGCAGCGCCGCCGCCCTCACCGCCGCAGCCGCCGCCTCCCACCTAGGCCATCAATACCTCCACCGCCTGCCCCCCGTGCACATCCGCCGCATCGGCCTGCCCTTCGGCCACGAGCTGCGCAACGGCCAAGTTTCCCTCGCCCCCCAATCCGAACACCGCTGCCACACCCTCATTCTCGGCAGCGGCGCCGCCGCCCTCTCCGCCGCCTGGTATTTGGCCAAACACGGCCACCGCAACTTCCTCCTCGCCGAAGGCATCGAGCGCAACGGCAACAATGCCGCCTATGTTTCAGGTAGCCTTTCCGCCCCCTCCGGCGCGCACTATTTAGCCCTGCCCTCGCAGGAAAGCGTGTATGTGCGCCAACTCTTATCCGACCTCGGCATCCTGCTCGACGGCATCGACCGGCCCGAGCCCCTGTATCGCGAAACCGATTTGGTTTACGCCCCCGCCGAGCGCCTGTATTACCAAAACTGCTGGCAAGATTCCCTGCTGCCGCAAGAAGATGCCGACAGCCGCCGCTTCCACGCCCTCATCGAAACCCTGCGCCGCGCACGCGGCCGCGACGGGCGCAAAATCTTCGCCATCCCCATCGCCCATTCCTCCGCCGACGAAGCATGGCGTCGCCTCGACCAAACCACCTTCGCCGCCTGGCTCGAAAAAGAAAACTACCGCTCCCCCAGCCTGCTCTGGTATCTCGACTACTGCTGCCGCGACGACTACGGCCAAGGCATCGCCCAAGTATCCGCCTTCGCCGGCCTGCACTACTTCGCCGCCCGCGGCCACACCAACGAAGCCGTGCTCACCTGGCCCGAAGGCCTCGCCCACCTTTCCGAAGCCATCCGCCGCCACATCCGCCTGCAAAATATCGACAGGCTACCTGAAACCGCCGAACTCACCTTTGCCCAGCCCACCGCCGTCAACGCCTCCACCCTGCAAATCAGCGAAACAGATGAAGACGTTGCCGTTATCCTGCGCCACAACCAAAGCGGCCACACCGCCCTCATTCGTGCCCAAAACGTTATCTGCGCCATGCCCCTGATGATTGCCGCCCGCATCATCGCCCAGCCCCAACGCTACGGCTTCTCGCCCGACCTGCCCGCCTACGCCCCCTGGCTGGTGAGCAATTTCGTACTCAACGGCTTCCCCCGCGAAGCGCAGCGCAGCGAATTGGCGTGGGACAACGTAGTACACGGCACGCAAGGCCTTGGCTACGTCGTGTCCATCAACCAGCTCATCCGCACCGCCAAACCCGAACACACCATCTTCACCGCCTACACCGCCCTCAACCACGACAGCCCGCAAAACACCCGCCGCTGGCTGCTCAAAGCAGGCGAAGAAGAACTGCTCGCCCACGCCGCCCAAGACCTCGTCCCAATCTACGGCAGCCGCTTCTGGCAACACGTTGCCTCCGTAGACATCGGCATCCGCGGCCACGGCATGAGCTCCCCCACCCCCGGCTACCTGAACCGGCCATCCCTGCTCCAACTGCGCCAACACCATTCCCGCCTCACCTTCGCCCACAGCGACCTGAGCAGCTACTCCGTGATGGAAGAAGCCGTTTACTGGGGCGTGGAAGCCGCCGAGAAAATCCTGCGCCCCTCAGCCCGGGCATAG
- a CDS encoding phosphoribosylanthranilate isomerase: MPKIKICGLTRPQDAQAATELGADAVGLVFYAKSKRCVDIAQAAEIAAALPPQVVKVALFVNESAEQIRRILGAVPIDIVQFHGDEVPEFCRQFGKPYWKAVRVRSAQDIAEAAGRYADAAALLLDAHIEGQYGGTGQVFDWRLLPETMPLPWILSGGLNLGNVAAAVRQTGAAWLDVSSGVEQAPGIKSHDLMADFIQKARG; encoded by the coding sequence ATGCCTAAAATCAAAATCTGCGGCCTCACCCGGCCGCAAGACGCGCAGGCCGCTACCGAATTGGGTGCGGATGCGGTCGGCTTGGTGTTTTATGCCAAAAGCAAACGTTGCGTAGATATTGCGCAGGCCGCCGAAATTGCCGCCGCCCTGCCGCCGCAGGTGGTTAAAGTGGCGCTGTTTGTGAACGAATCGGCCGAGCAGATCCGCCGGATTCTGGGCGCAGTACCGATTGATATTGTGCAGTTCCACGGCGACGAGGTGCCCGAATTTTGCCGCCAGTTCGGCAAGCCCTATTGGAAAGCCGTGCGGGTGCGTTCGGCGCAGGATATTGCCGAAGCGGCCGGTCGCTATGCCGATGCTGCCGCCCTGCTACTGGATGCGCATATTGAAGGCCAATATGGCGGCACGGGGCAGGTGTTCGACTGGCGCTTGCTGCCCGAAACCATGCCGCTGCCGTGGATTTTGTCGGGCGGGCTGAACCTGGGTAATGTAGCCGCCGCCGTGCGGCAAACCGGCGCGGCTTGGCTGGATGTGTCCAGCGGAGTGGAGCAGGCACCCGGCATTAAGAGCCATGATTTGATGGCAGATTTTATCCAGAAGGCGCGTGGGTAG
- a CDS encoding glutaredoxin family protein → MVLTLMFREYCSLCHQMRAALQPYQAAYGFELQVFDVDEDPELEARYNELVPVLLHEGEEICHWHLDEAKLLAVLQNAKAT, encoded by the coding sequence ATGGTTTTAACTTTAATGTTTCGTGAGTATTGCAGCCTGTGCCACCAGATGCGCGCTGCTCTGCAGCCGTATCAGGCAGCGTATGGTTTTGAGTTGCAGGTGTTTGATGTGGATGAAGATCCTGAACTGGAAGCGCGGTATAACGAGCTGGTGCCGGTGCTGCTGCATGAGGGCGAAGAAATCTGCCATTGGCATTTGGATGAAGCCAAATTGTTGGCGGTGCTGCAAAATGCAAAGGCTACCTGA
- the truA gene encoding tRNA pseudouridine(38-40) synthase TruA, which produces MNPSPIKRRALFVSYDGSRFFGWQKQVDGIATVQSALEAALSELAQERISVVTAGRTDTGVHATAQVVHFDSAAQRPDQAWVRGVNALLPEGVAVWRVQDVAPEFHARFDACGRRYRYLLQSAPVRSPLLVGRAGWTHYVLDMDAMRQAAALLVGEHDFSSFRAAECQAKSPVKTLYRVALCGTPELMAVDFHGNAFLHHMVRNLMGALVYVGCGKLSVDGFAGLLAARSRKLAPPTFMPDGLYLTGIDYPPQFGVATLPPPAWLFPDW; this is translated from the coding sequence ATGAATCCATCTCCCATCAAACGCCGTGCCTTATTCGTCAGTTACGACGGCAGCCGTTTTTTCGGCTGGCAGAAGCAGGTAGACGGCATTGCCACCGTGCAAAGCGCCTTGGAAGCTGCGTTGAGCGAATTGGCGCAGGAACGCATTAGCGTGGTGACGGCTGGGCGTACCGATACCGGCGTGCATGCCACTGCGCAGGTGGTGCATTTCGATTCTGCTGCGCAGCGGCCGGATCAGGCCTGGGTGCGCGGCGTGAACGCGCTATTGCCCGAGGGTGTGGCCGTGTGGCGGGTGCAGGATGTGGCACCGGAGTTTCATGCCCGTTTCGATGCTTGCGGGCGGCGGTATCGTTATCTGTTGCAGTCGGCGCCGGTGCGCTCGCCGTTGTTGGTGGGGCGTGCCGGGTGGACGCATTATGTCTTGGATATGGATGCCATGCGCCAGGCTGCCGCGCTTTTGGTGGGCGAGCACGATTTTTCCAGCTTCCGCGCCGCCGAATGCCAGGCCAAATCGCCGGTGAAAACCCTGTATCGTGTGGCTTTGTGCGGCACGCCGGAATTGATGGCGGTAGATTTCCACGGCAATGCGTTTTTGCACCACATGGTGCGCAACCTGATGGGCGCGCTGGTGTATGTGGGCTGCGGTAAGTTGAGTGTGGACGGTTTTGCCGGGCTGCTGGCCGCCCGCAGCCGCAAGCTCGCGCCGCCCACTTTTATGCCAGACGGGCTGTATCTTACCGGCATCGACTACCCGCCGCAGTTCGGTGTGGCCACGCTGCCGCCGCCCGCCTGGCTGTTTCCCGATTGGTAA